The DNA region gagagagacatggctggcggcactgagagagacatggctagcggcactgagagagacatggcgggcggcactgagagagacatggcgggTGGAACTGAGAGAGACATGGGGGGCGGCACTGAAAGAGACCTGGctggcggcactgagagagacctggctggcggcactgagagagacatggcgggcggcactgagagagacatggctggcggcactgagagagacatggctggcggcactgagagagacatggggggcggcactgagagagacatgggaggcagcactgagagagacatggtgGGCAGCACTGAGAGAGTGAGAGATAGAGACTCCAATCATAGTCACAACAGCTTAGAAGAGACCACATAGTGTaaacatacacagcacacaggggagacagcacatagtgaacacagctcaagaaacacaacaccagataccaatatacagcacacaacaaggaagagacagtgcacaggggtgaaagaggtcaaatgacgcaacacatacaatacacaaatgtggaaggatgacatacaacagatatgttggaaagcgcaaacagtgacacatgtccactgctcctgtcagcaccactaagcagagacagatgttcatttcactgcACTCCCGATGCAATAGCATCCAGCCTATTTCTAGAATATCATAATATCCTGTGTGAATTCTTATGTGTTCCAGAAATATTTTTCTACTATATTAGCGTTTTATTCTGAGCACCAACCATAATAGTTGTAGCGGAGCTTCTCCATTATTAGTTTAGGGCCCCTAGTATGACAGCCAGTTGAGGTGACCCTTCTTCTGGTTACTGTATCATACCCATAACTGTGTGACAGCCTGGACCTCAGGGTTCCCCAAATGAACCTGGAAGAAAAAGATTTAAGTCTTAGAAAGATCTGGGTAGGTTGAAGGGGATAGTCTGGAAGAGGTAATGGATCCTTGGTAAAATGTCCATCTTCAGCATATTAACCCTACTGTACCATGAAACCAAGCGCCCGGATAAGTTCAATAAATCGCTCTCAATATTACATAGAAGAGATAAAAAATTTAGAGTATTTAGTGATCCCTAGATATTTGATGTGGTCATTCCGCCATTTAAAGGGAAATGTAGAACTAAGGTGTAAGGCTTCAGCCCCCGGCATATTTATATTAATCTTCTGTGATTTAGACATATTCACTTCACAGTTAGATAAAAAGGAAAAGTATTTAAATTCCACTCCAGAAAGAAGACCATTGTAATGTTTtccaattacaaaaaaaaaataaatcagaaattTGTTAAAAATTTACAATAATTAGAAGTGATCAAACATTGTATTTGGAtgcttttaacctcataacgacgaccGTATGACTTAAAGCGGTGGAAAaacggtacttattctgttccgccgctttaaagcgtcggGCCAAAAAAACACTGTAGCGCccgcccagcgaccgaaaatctcgggggtttcagctaccgggggtagctgagactccccagattatgaatcggggtgttttttccaGACCCCGATAaactgatcgccggtatacaccgtattccgccggtcacattaaaaaaaattaaatggcaggtaaaattgatttatttctcatctgacgtgatcaaacatgtcagatgagaaataaatatgagcccctagtgcccccaaggcccccggtaccggagaaatccatccaccctcccccctccggaaaatccaagatggcgccgacgcgcgctgaaaactgccgccaccgccgcctctgcattcatttccctccgatctgaaatgatcaaacatttcagatcggagggaaatgtcctccccctgagctcTCCTCCGATACACCGGAGCTCTCTAGTCCCCcagagccccctccagttctccagagccctcccccttcccccctccggagcatgcaaaatGGCGGCGCGCACAGTAGTGCGTGgcccgcattcatcctactctcatttctgtcacatgcgacagaaaagtcgtccccaggtcctgccaggtctcccgccgtcagccCCCGGTCCTCCCCGGTACCTGGCTTCTGCTcctgtccccgcgatcactccgcctccttctggaaagctggcggcgcatgcgcagacagcggctgtcagccagCTCCTTGCAAGCATGGACGCTGACCTCACTGCTGCTCAGCTGCTGTACCGTGGACCGggggagcgtgagtgcagtaatctgcagccacactcctcacatggaggacctgctgttctagaaaatggggggtacgttctctgagcgtgcccctcatattctggaatgaggttactgcaggtcactctgccctaggttggaccggggcagtgtgagtgcagtattttcagattactgcacccacactgctcacgtgaagagcttgctcttccagaaaatggggaatacgttatCTGAGCGTGCTCCccaccccatattctagaaggtacagagtcgtcgtgggacctccaaaatggattacagcgaccggaatttgtttattttcaataaattggtgaaagagggaatgtgttggggagcattttttcaaataaaaattttttttttgtctttctttttttctattactgactgggttagtgatgtcgggtatctgtttagatgccgtgacatctctaacccctgggcttgacatTACAGcgtgtatcaaccccgtatattaccccgtttgccaccgcaccagggcacgggatgagctggggcaaacgccaggattggcacgtctaatggatgcgccacttctggggcggctgctgcctgctatttttaggctgggaaaggccaaataaccatggccctttccaccctgataataccagaccacagctgtctgctttaccttggctggtaatccaatttgagggggaccccacatgtttttttttattattatttctaaataattctaaaaaacagcctgaggtgacctccaaattggatcaccagccaaggtgaagctgccagttgtggtctacaggctgcaaccgtctgctttaccctagcttgctatcaaaaatgggtaggaccccacttttttttatttatttatttatatttgggctaaatacaaggcacaacacaatgaaagtcactaacgggcaccagcttagaatatgcaggcggtaggacattatatatgtgttagacatctatccatccatccatcctagctcttTAGGTTTTGTGCCCACAATCtggatttgcagcgtttttgaggcagagtgttttcactgcatccataacgctgcattgtgcagtacaagcacagaggaaggatttttagaaatctcctgcccatgtcacttcttttctctgcaggaTAAAGTGACCTTcggcgcggcttcctgagcagcagcatgtcaatttatgctgcagagactaaagtgttctttggagggagaataaagtccgcagTGGCCCGAACCCGGATTGTATACACAGGCAGCTGCGTTTTCCCGTGGACAGCATATACATCtccgcaggagggctggcactgcatcctagacacagtgtcgccggattgtgggcaggtagcctaaaagtgagaaatttggcgctacagcaacatttttgtgaagtacctgtagattcaaaattctcacgatacccctgaataaagtgcttgaagggtctagtttccaaaatgaggtcacttatgggggtttctgctgtataggtgcccaaggggctttgcaaatgtgacatggtgcctacaatttatttcaacttttacaaaattcaaaatCATGCACCTTTCGTTCTGAGCCTTACTGTTTGTCcaaacataccatatttttcgctctataagacgcaccggattataagacgcacccccaaatttggtgaaggaatagagaatttttttaataaatggggtccgtcttataatgccagtgtccgtctaacaaatcatatagagtatatgtccttcatagccccccatcctaaaattagcccccttaatctggatatggccaccttatattgaatatagccccacgtggctggcacacatggcccgtggctggcacacacggccccctgtggatggcacacacggccccctgtggatggcacacacggccccctgtggatggcacacacggccccctgtggatggcacacacggcaccctgtggatggcacacacggcccccctgtggatgGTACACACAGCCCCCTGTGTTAGATCTcgtccccatgctgctgcttttagtaaaataaactctttccttactttctgcagcactgtcctgtctcgtgtctccctcctcggggttgagctcctcctgtctcctgcacttcctacttcctggttctagtgccggtcatgtgatcgggacagcagagagatatctctgcgtgcctgatgatcacagcggcaggagggagaccgggcagacacgctggaggaggtgagtaaagagtttattattttactatgggcagcagcatgtggGTCAtaactaacacagggggagggggcatgtgcgatcaaaggtaagcacaggcagataatatgcgcagctcccccagcccatcgccacggtgcagtttcagcaccatggttatggacagcggctgtgcatattatatgagcgggtgcaggagatctaacactgccgcccacagcttcacaagcctctaccagcagCCCCCTGCACCACTCCAGAGTGGCCcctacctcccctggaccctgcagtatataatccgtatattcggtttataagacgcaccccctactttcccctaaaatttgggggaacaaaagtgcgtcttataaagcgaaaaatacggtagtttttttgccgcatatggggtatcactgcgctcataacaaattgcataacaaactgtgtggtccatttcttggtatttcctcttgaaaaaagGAGGaaattggtgctaaagcaacatttttctgaaaaaaatttaaattttcaatATAACTACCTAAGGTgatcaaattctatgaagtacctgtgtgatcaaaatgcacactatacccctagattaaatccttgagaggtctagtttccagaatggggttacttgtgggggagctccactgtttaggcacctcagggggtctccaaacgcaacatggcgttcgctaatgattcctgccaattttgcagtcaaatggcgctcctttccttccgagccctgccgtgcacccaaacagttgatttccacctcatatgagatatcggtgtactcaggagaaactgcacaatacattttatattcATGGCtcgatgttataaaattctgtgaagcacccaggggttcagggtactcaccaaacatctagataaattccttgaggggtctatttttcaaaatgtggccacatgttggggagcttcactgtataggcacctcaggggctctccaaacgcaacatggcgtccactattgattgcagccaattttgcagtcaaatggcactccttcccttccgagccctgccgtgcgcccgaactgttgatttccactacatataaggtatcaccaaactcaggagaaattgcacaataaatgtcatggggatttttttccttttacccttgggagaaaaaaagctacctagttgaagtaagaattttgtggtaaaattttattttttattttcatggctcaacgttataaaattctgtgaagcacctgggggttcagggtactcaccaaacatctagataaattccttgaggggcctagtttccaaaatggggtcacttgtggggggtttctgctatttacgtaccttaggggtcctacaAATGCGACATAGTGCCCGCACTTTCTCAGCCAAACTtcctttccaaaaatcaaatattgctccttccattccaagccctcccaattgtccaaacaaaggtttgtgtccacatatgaggtatccccACGCTTataagaaaatgggtaacaaaTGTTGGGTCCAATATTtgaaattacctcttgaaaaagtgggaACATTGatgctaaaacaatatttttgagaaaaaaaataaaaattttcaatatgacaacgtaatgttatcgaaatctgtgaagtacctgtgggtacaaaatgctcactatacccctagatagaagccttgagaggtctagtttccaaaatggcatcacttgtgaggggtttcttctgtttaggtaccttagcggacctgtaaatgcaacatgatgcccgcaatctatttcagccaaatttgctttccaaaattcaaatattgctccttctgttccgggcccTCCTATTTGTGCAAACAGAGGTTtgttaccacatgtggggtatcagcacgctcataagaaagtaggtaacaagttttggggtccattttgttgtgttatttcttctaaatttGAATAAATTTggagtagagcaacatttttaggtaaaattttattttttgcttttgttcattccacattgctttagtttctgtgatgcacttgaagggttaataaacttcttggatgtggttttgagcagtgtgaggggtgcagtttttagaatggggtcacttttgggtattttatgtcacctaggcttctcaaagtcactgcaaatgtgatgtggtccctaaaaaaatggttttgtaaattttgatgtaaaaatgagaaattgttcataaattttgaactcttctaacttcctaacaaaaaaaaatgttgtttccaaaatcgcgctgatgtaaagtagacaagtgggaaatgttatttattaactattttgtgtcacagaactctggtttaacggtataaaaattcaaaagttgaaaattgcaaatttttctaaatttttgccaaaattcaattttttttataaataaatgcaaaaatattgtccaaaattttgtactaacatgaagtccaatatgtaatgaaaaaacaatctcagaatcaccgggatccattgaagcgttccagagatataacctcatgaagtgacactggtcagaattgcaaaatttggtctggtcattaaggtgaaaattagctccatcactaaggggttaaaacaaacaaTGATACCGCAACATATAGTCAGTAAATAGCATTTACCGTATTCTGCTTTAGTCTAAATGACTACCTTGACCCCACAGGCAGTCTCTGGAAATTAGTATGGAGTGGATGTTgtatagtgaaaattgcaaatctgccattttaCTGTACAATACATAACACCCAGCTTGTGCTCCATGAGACACACAGCGTAAATATTTATGTGGGTTCTTCCCTGTGGCAATGCCAAACATGTAGATACTAACAGTGTTTGGGACATTGCAAGGCTGAGAAGCATCAAGGACTTTTGGCTTTGGGATTTTTCTGAATTGGATTATGAAACCATATCTCTTTATAATCAAGAGTCGTCAgctacaaccattgtggaaacCCTCCATTTTTTTCACTGAAGGAATCGATTTTTTTGTATAATTTTGGCTTATAAAATATTATTTGGTGGCTTATTATTCCAATATACAGGAGGCAAAGTGAACAAAGAGGGTTGAACTCTATGTTCTACTACCGTAGTTCCTACTCTGAGGTCTACTGTTAGATTGTGTACGGTCTTTGTTTTAGTAAATGATTACTTTTTGCTCcatcacttgcaatttatttagatATTTTATTAATTATATCCTTAAATGTGCTGATATTAAAATAATTTTCATTCTTGACAGATGACTGTACTATTAGATCAGAtggacaactgacatcttcaatttttacatcagatgaccttgatatcacacaagatataactgaagtgagtGACTCTATTTCAGATATACTATCATCTCtttacagcaaagatctatcatctgattcaaTTGAACAGGTTctaccttctgattcatcacagactcttaagaaaaataaaagtcacaaaagtGGCATTAAAAATCGAAGTGTTCCTACAggaaagaagccattttcaacttcagaatatGAAAAAATCCATCGAAATATTCAAACAAGGGAGAAAAGATTTTTTTCAGATTCTGTTAGTTACCACAGAACTCACAcatgggagaagccattttcatgctcagaatgtgggaaatgttttataaataAGTCCGTTTTTGTTGAACACCAGAaatttcacacaggtgagaagcctttttcatgttcagaatgcgggagaTGTTTTACGCGTAAATTAtttcttgttacacatcaaagaatacacacaggggagaagcctttttcatgttcagaatgtgggaaacattttaaccagaaatcaaatcttgttagacacaagagaactcacacgggggagaggcCTTTTTCATgtgcagattgtgggaaatgttttgcacataaatcggAATTTGTTACACACCAAAGAACTCACACGGgagaaaagcctttttcatgttcagaatgtgggaaatgttttgcacagaaatcgcattttatttcacatcaaagaactcacacgggtgaaaagccatattcatgttcagaatgtgggaaacattttaaccaaaaatcaaatcttgttatacaccagagaattcacacaggggagaagccatatgcatgttcagaatgtgggaaacattttaatcaaaaatcagatcttgtcatacaccagagaattcactcagggatgaaacctttttcatgttcagaatgtgtaaGATGTTTTGCAGATAGATCAAGTCTTGTTAGACAccaaataattcacacaggggagaaaccgttttcatgttcagaatgtggtaaacattttaaccaaaaatcataccttgttacacaccagagaattcacacaggggagaagcctttttcatgttcaggatGTGGTAAACATTTTAActgtaaatcacatcttgttatacatcagagaactcacacgggggagaagccatattcatgtttagaatgtgggaaacattttaaccaaaaatcggatcttgttatacatcagagaattcacacaggggagaagcctttttcatgttccgaatgtgggagatgttttgcagataaatcacgTCTTGTTAGACAccaaataattcacacaggggagaaaccattttcatgttcagaatgtggtaaacattttaaccaaaaatcataccttgttacacaccagagaattcacacaggggagaagccatattcatgtccagaatgtgggaaatgttttgcagataaatcaagtCTTGCTAAACACCAACTAATTCACACACGTGAGAAACTATTGACATGTTTAgaatgaggaaaatattttacacacaaatgTCCTATTTTTAATATCACAAAACTCATAAGGGTAGAAGCCATTATCATACATAGAAGGTGAGAAATATTTTACTTGAATATTTGTAGACCTCTAAGAAAAACTCACACGGGGAAAAACCATATATTTGACAAACTGAACAAGAAAACACAAAAGACAGTCACAGTAAAGGCAAATAAGTAAACAAGAAAGGGAAAGCATGTTAATGTTACATTAT from Anomaloglossus baeobatrachus isolate aAnoBae1 unplaced genomic scaffold, aAnoBae1.hap1 Scaffold_259, whole genome shotgun sequence includes:
- the LOC142263451 gene encoding uncharacterized protein LOC142263451, whose amino-acid sequence is MMEVPQPLTSPVLSSKRTTPERCPRPLLPQDCKQEAPDVPQDHQGEDLPHINTTETYVRGDEWSKEEISTDNRPDDCTIRSDGQLTSSIFTSDDLDITQDITEVSDSISDILSSLYSKDLSSDSIEQVLPSDSSQTLKKNKSHKSGIKNRSVPTGKKPFSTSEYEKIHRNIQTREKRFFSDSVSYHRTHTWEKPFSCSECGKCFINKSVFVEHQKFHTGEKPFSCSECGRCFTRKLFLVTHQRIHTGEKPFSCSECGKHFNQKSNLVRHKRTHTGERPFSCADCGKCFAHKSEFVTHQRTHTGEKPFSCSECGKCFAQKSHFISHQRTHTGEKPYSCSECGKHFNQKSNLVIHQRIHTGEKPYACSECGKHFNQKSDLVIHQRIHSGMKPFSCSECVRCFADRSSLVRHQIIHTGEKPFSCSECGKHFNQKSYLVTHQRIHTGEKPFSCSGCGKHFNCKSHLVIHQRTHTGEKPYSCLECGKHFNQKSDLVIHQRIHTGEKPFSCSECGRCFADKSRLVRHQIIHTGEKPFSCSECGKHFNQKSYLVTHQRIHTGEKPYSCPECGKCFADKSSLAKHQLIHTREKLLTCLE